A stretch of Eleutherodactylus coqui strain aEleCoq1 chromosome 2, aEleCoq1.hap1, whole genome shotgun sequence DNA encodes these proteins:
- the LOC136612684 gene encoding volume-regulated anion channel subunit LRRC8E — protein MIPVAEFKQFAEQQPAFKVLKPWWDVLAEYITIAMLMIGVFGCTLQITQDKIICLPNHISADSVSQITCKEYYQTSQATNASDENQTISTTPPPAPGAPREMSGLRNNLDLQQYSFINQMCYETALHWYAKYFPYLVVIHTLIFIICGNFWFKFPGTSSKIEHFISILGKCFDSPWTTRALSEVSGEGVQEKAIERELSKTAFDEASPTTADLPVVENVVAETAAASVLDKKEGEQAKALFEKVKKFRYHVEEGDILYSMYMRQTILKFCKFVLITIYNGALVGQIHFIVPCSMHTEDMTGYNSFCCNHTKAHIFSKLSISYLCFLSAYGLTCIYALYWLFRRPLKEYSFRSVREETGIGDIPDVKNDFAFVFHLVDQYDSLYSKRFAVFLSEVSESRLRQLNLNHEWPADKLRQKLQETPEGRLELHLFKLPGLPDTVFEVTEMESLKLELLNEALIPPLVSKLVRLEELSLFNCPAKLQHAALTHLRNHLRVLQIKFDEVKEIPLWVFTLRALEELHLFGYLSSDVSKNVSLESLKELKTLKVLTLKSNVSKVPQTIADVGSHLQKLSIHNDKNKLLTLNALKRLSLLKELELVRCELERIPHAVFSLTNLQMLDLKENNLHTIEEIISLQYCRKLSILRLWHNQIAYIPEHIRKLKGLEELSLNRNKILVLPPALFLCTKLRHLDLSNNEVRELPPEVGVLQMLQFLALTGNFLEALPNELFFCQRLKTLKLGQNKLTSLSHKIGSLVSLVRLEIKGNRIDVLPPELGLCISLKKSGFVVDDSLLETLPLDVRERLSEES, from the exons ATGATTCCCGTGGCGGAGTTCAAGCAGTTCGCGGAACAGCAGCCGGCCTTCAAAGTCCTCAAGCCCTGGTGGGATGTCCTGGCGGAGTACATCACCATTGCCATGCTCATGATTGGGGTCTTCGGATGCACCCTGCAG ATAACTCAGGATAAGATCATTTGCCTGCCTAACCATATCTCTGCTGACTCTGTCTCTCAAATCACCTGCAAAGAGTACTACCAAACCTCTCAAGCCACAAATGCTAGTGATGAAAACCAAACCATTTCCACCACCCCTCCTCCAGCTCCCGGTGCCCCACGTGAGATGAGTGGACTACGTAATAACTTGGACCTTCAGCAGTACAGCTTCATTAATCAAATGTGCTATGAAACTGCATTACACTGGTATGCAAAGTACTTCCCCTACCTCGtggtcatccacactctcatctTCATCATTTGTGGAAATTTCTGGTTCAAGTTTCCTGGCACAAGCTCCAAAATTGAACACTTCATCTCCATCTTGGGCAAGTGTTTCGACTCTCCTTGGACAACTCGGGCACTTTCTGAGGTTTCAGGAGAGGGCGTACAAGAGAAGGCAATAGAAAGAGAGCTTTCAAAGACTGCCTTTGATGAAGCAAGCCCCACAACCGCTGATCTTCCAGTTGTAGAGAACGTTGTGGCAGAGACTGCTGCTGCTAGTGTCTTGGACAAAAAAGAAGGTGAACAAGCCAAGGCTTTATTTGAGAAGGTGAAGAAATTCCGGTATCACGTGGAGGAAGGTGATATTCTCTATTCCATGTACATGCGTCAAACCATATTGAAATTCTGCAAATTTGTTTTAATTACCATATATAATGGGGCCTTGGTGGGACAAATACACTTTATCGTCCCATGTAGCATGCATACGGAGGACATGACCGGATACAACAGCTTTTGCTGCAACCACACCAAAGCCCACATCTTCTCCAAATTGTCCATCAGTTACTTGTGCTTCTTGAGTGCCTATGGCTTAACCTGTATCTATGCACTCTATTGGCTTTTTCGTCGCCCCTTGAAGGAGTACTCCTTCAGATCGGTTAGAGAAGAAACGGGGATTGGCGATATCCCCGATGTGAAAAATGACTTTGCATTTGTATTTCATTTAGTGGATCAGTATGATTCTCTCTACTCGAAAAGATTTGCCGTCTTTCTTTCAGAAGTTAGTGAAAGTCGGTTGAGGCAGCTTAACCTCAACCACGAATGGCCAGCAGATAAGCTAAGGCAGAAACTTCAGGAAACACCAGAAGGCCGATTAGAACTTCATCTCTTCAAGCTGCCAGGATTGCCGGATACAGTGTTCGAAGTGACTGAGATGGAGTCTCTTAAACTGGAATTACTCAATGAAGCCTTAATCCCTCCACTGGTGTCCAAATTAGTCAGGTTGGAAGAGTTGTCTTTGTTTAACTGCCCCGCTAAATTACAACATGCTGCTCTGACGCACCTGCGTAACCATCTGAGGGTTCTTCAGATTAAGTTCGATGAAGTGAAAGAGATTCCACTTTGGGTTTTTACTCTTCGAGCCCTTGAGGAGCTGCACCTGTTTGGCTACCTGTCCTCGGATGTCTCAAAAAATGTTTCGCTCGAAAGCTTGAAGGAGTTAAAAACACTCAAGGTGCTGACGCTAAAGAGCAATGTTTCCAAAGTGCCTCAGACCATTGCAGATGTAGGTAGCCATTTGCAGAAACTCAGTATACACAATGACAAAAATAAGCTCCTTACACTCAATGCATTAAAAAGACTTTCGTTGCTGAAAGAGTTGGAGCTGGTTCGATGTGAACTAGAGCGGATTCCTCATGCAGTCTTCAGTCTCACCAATCTACAGATGTTGGACTTAAAGGAGAACAACCTGCACACCATAGAGGAAATCATAAGTTTGCAGTACTGCCGGAAACTAAGCATTCTACGGTTGTGGCACAACCAAATCGCCTACATTCCTGAACATATCCGCAAGCTCAAGGGTCTTGAGGAGCTATCCTTAAATCGCAACAAGATCCTTGTACTGCCACCTGCACTCTTCCTGTGTACTAAGCTTCGCCACCTTGACCTGTCTAATAATGAAGTCCGAGAGCTGCCACCAGAAGTGGGAGTTTTGcagatgctgcaatttttggcATTGACTGGGAACTTTTTAGAGGCTCTCCCCAATGAGCTGTTTTTCTGCCAAAGACTTAAGACTTTAAAGTTGGGGCAAAATAAATTAACAAGTCTATCCCACAAAATTGGGTCCCTTGTCTCCTTAGTAAGACTGGAAATAAAAGGAAACCGGATCGACGTATTGCCCCCAGAACTTGGGTTATGTATTAGTTTGAAAAAGTCTGGTTTTGTGGTGGACGACTCTCTTCTGGAGACCCTACCGCTTGACGTGAGGGAGAGGCTGAGTGAGGAATCCTAG